A stretch of the Mesorhizobium huakuii genome encodes the following:
- a CDS encoding type I secretion system permease/ATPase, with protein MDKPRNKNTNVMSKSVIEMGLFSAVINALLLVIPLYMVQIYDRVLPAANINTLIYLSIIAVSSILLFAVLEVLRGMYASRLAARLDVRLGSTSFLAAMNGPRAGLGDVQSLRDLATVRGIIASRTIFFLFDLPFGLIFVGLLYFIHPLLFLVTAAGAILMVAIAVLNQAASSNPSRGAAENLAAAMNSAQAFSRNFETIRALGMVSNAIEFWGTGFSGFLHASDRVARINALYSGISRATRTGLQIAILGVGAYLVLHNEITAGMIFASSMVAARALQPLDQIIGSWRQIVEANLAWKRLSIAASNAPNRDQVALPPAKGTLTVDQVVYQVPGSVDGSLPLIKRVSFEAAAGEAIAIVGPSQAGKSTLARLIVGAIEPRSGSIRIDGGEVRNWDPEELGRHIGYLPQDVELFPGTIGQNIARFDPVASNESIVEAAQRAQVHDLILGQRHGYSTVIGPTGVRLSGGERQRIGLARAFYGDPKVLVLDEPNANLDALGEAALERAIMQARSQKRTVLVITHRPSLAGKCDRILMLRNGQVEIFGFSKEVLDELAQRQSPVQPPEASQTLPPRPLHVDEDRRQ; from the coding sequence TTGGATAAGCCACGCAATAAAAATACAAACGTGATGTCCAAGAGCGTGATTGAGATGGGCCTGTTCTCGGCAGTCATCAACGCGTTACTCCTAGTTATCCCGTTATACATGGTTCAAATCTATGACAGGGTTCTACCTGCGGCTAATATAAATACGTTAATATATCTAAGTATAATTGCGGTGTCGTCCATTCTATTGTTTGCAGTTCTTGAGGTCCTGCGGGGTATGTATGCGAGCCGACTCGCTGCGAGGCTCGATGTGAGGTTGGGCTCGACATCCTTTCTCGCAGCGATGAATGGACCGCGGGCGGGGCTTGGCGATGTCCAATCTTTGCGCGACCTGGCCACCGTGCGAGGTATAATCGCCTCGCGGACCATCTTTTTCCTCTTTGACTTACCGTTTGGGCTAATCTTCGTGGGGCTACTCTACTTCATTCATCCTTTGCTGTTCCTGGTGACCGCAGCCGGAGCGATTCTTATGGTTGCCATCGCGGTGCTCAACCAAGCCGCGAGTTCAAATCCGAGTAGAGGGGCGGCAGAGAACCTTGCCGCCGCAATGAATTCGGCTCAGGCCTTTTCACGAAACTTCGAGACAATCCGCGCGCTTGGCATGGTGTCTAATGCAATCGAATTCTGGGGAACCGGTTTCTCCGGTTTCCTGCACGCCTCGGATCGGGTTGCTCGTATCAATGCGTTGTATAGCGGTATCTCCAGAGCGACGCGAACGGGCCTGCAAATCGCTATATTGGGTGTCGGCGCCTATTTGGTTCTGCACAACGAAATTACAGCGGGTATGATATTTGCGTCCTCGATGGTTGCAGCCCGTGCGTTGCAGCCTCTTGACCAGATAATTGGAAGCTGGCGGCAAATTGTCGAAGCAAATCTGGCATGGAAGAGACTTTCGATCGCGGCTAGCAATGCCCCCAATCGGGATCAAGTGGCACTCCCGCCCGCTAAAGGGACGTTGACCGTTGACCAGGTTGTGTATCAGGTTCCCGGCTCGGTCGACGGCTCGTTACCCCTAATAAAGCGGGTGAGCTTTGAGGCCGCAGCCGGTGAAGCAATTGCTATTGTCGGGCCTTCCCAAGCTGGAAAATCGACGCTGGCACGCCTCATAGTCGGTGCCATTGAGCCTCGCTCGGGTTCGATCCGGATCGACGGTGGCGAAGTTCGAAACTGGGATCCAGAGGAACTTGGTCGGCACATCGGCTATCTTCCGCAAGACGTGGAACTGTTCCCAGGCACAATCGGCCAGAACATTGCCCGTTTCGACCCGGTTGCCTCGAATGAAAGCATCGTTGAGGCGGCACAGCGAGCGCAGGTGCATGATCTCATCCTCGGTCAAAGACACGGATACTCGACTGTGATCGGCCCCACTGGCGTTCGCCTCTCTGGTGGCGAGCGTCAACGCATTGGGCTCGCGCGCGCCTTCTACGGCGATCCCAAGGTCCTGGTTCTTGACGAGCCAAATGCAAATCTTGACGCCCTCGGCGAGGCCGCACTTGAGCGTGCGATCATGCAAGCTCGATCGCAGAAGAGAACAGTGCTTGTCATAACCCACCGGCCGTCTCTCGCTGGGAAATGCGATCGCATACTCATGCTGCGCAATGGCCAAGTAGAGATTTTCGGATTCAGCAAGGAAGTGCTCGACGAACTTGCCCAACGGCAGAGCCCAGTGCAGCCGCCGGAAGCGTCGCAAACCCTTCCGCCTCGCCCTCTTCACGTTGATGAGGATAGGCGCCAATGA
- a CDS encoding HlyD family type I secretion periplasmic adaptor subunit, with the protein MTGPSQGMQIMPRTYRWQDHVNTRTDRIALVAYGVMAVFLLGFGLWAGTAPIAGAMIAPGLIVAAGQNVLIQHLEGGVVRSIRVREGDRVSRGQALLVLDPTLAEAQLNRVLKQWVAQKAEIARLEAERDGLNDIAFSGDLADYSNGSEFGDVFREQAKEFRARLARYTAEGEILKQRVTALQEAVVGLRAQKKGMENQLTVVNEETERKKNLLEKGLTNRSEYTDLLRSSAELVGQAGSLEAQIASSATQIVEAKEQIERLTTSRVEDADSELNKVRAEVADVEEQIKAARSVLDRTTIRAPADGIIVRSLYNSEGSVIRAGEAVMELLPTTNELIVEAKIKPEDIDAVRVGQDANMMFTAMNARTTPKVPGKVFYVSADRLVMPSTGQSYYTVRLRMADPLPPQIKRDQIYPGMPVETFISTGERTFLAYLTKPLMDSFQRAFRER; encoded by the coding sequence ATGACGGGTCCTAGCCAAGGCATGCAGATAATGCCGCGAACATATCGCTGGCAGGACCATGTCAACACGCGCACAGACCGGATTGCGTTGGTGGCATACGGGGTCATGGCTGTGTTTTTGCTAGGATTCGGATTGTGGGCCGGCACTGCGCCTATCGCGGGAGCAATGATTGCCCCGGGCCTGATAGTGGCTGCCGGACAGAACGTTCTGATCCAGCATCTCGAAGGAGGCGTAGTCCGCAGCATCAGGGTCCGGGAGGGAGACAGGGTCTCACGGGGTCAAGCCCTTCTCGTGCTCGATCCGACACTGGCCGAAGCGCAACTGAACCGAGTGCTGAAACAATGGGTTGCTCAGAAGGCTGAGATCGCCCGCCTTGAGGCGGAGCGCGATGGACTGAACGATATCGCATTTTCCGGCGACCTGGCCGACTATTCCAATGGTTCCGAGTTCGGTGATGTCTTCCGGGAACAAGCCAAGGAATTTCGGGCTCGGCTGGCTCGTTACACCGCCGAAGGTGAGATTCTCAAGCAACGGGTGACGGCCCTTCAGGAGGCTGTTGTTGGGCTAAGGGCTCAAAAAAAGGGAATGGAAAATCAACTTACGGTCGTCAACGAGGAGACGGAGCGGAAGAAGAACCTGTTGGAGAAAGGGCTTACAAACCGTTCCGAATATACAGATCTTCTTCGCAGCAGCGCTGAATTGGTTGGCCAGGCGGGATCGCTGGAGGCGCAAATCGCCAGTTCGGCAACCCAGATCGTAGAGGCTAAAGAGCAAATCGAGCGGCTTACGACCAGTCGAGTTGAAGACGCAGACTCGGAGCTTAATAAGGTCCGCGCCGAAGTTGCAGATGTCGAGGAGCAGATCAAAGCCGCTCGTTCGGTGCTTGATCGCACGACCATTCGGGCCCCGGCCGATGGGATCATTGTTAGGTCGCTCTACAATTCAGAAGGCAGTGTCATCCGAGCTGGTGAGGCGGTGATGGAGCTTCTGCCGACCACGAACGAATTGATCGTCGAGGCCAAAATAAAGCCCGAAGACATCGACGCTGTCCGGGTAGGACAAGATGCGAACATGATGTTCACGGCAATGAATGCGAGGACGACCCCGAAGGTCCCAGGAAAGGTATTCTACGTGTCTGCAGACCGGCTGGTAATGCCCAGCACCGGACAATCTTACTACACTGTGCGTCTGCGTATGGCCGACCCACTGCCACCGCAAATCAAACGCGACCAGATCTATCCGGGTATGCCGGTGGAGACTTTCATATCAACCGGGGAACGAACGTTCTTGGCTTATTTGACCAAGCCGCTGATGGACTCGTTCCAGCGCGCTTTCCGGGAGCGGTAG
- a CDS encoding GGDEF domain-containing protein, which yields MTRSMATTTAQPWKHVAWLAFLGTAGSLGLSLGLNYLLLFSDALTPFARSMITAGLLPVIIGLPLFALIGWNRIEIRRYRQELNRSGTYDSLTGCLNGPVFTSMVERRAARRSGPGPRSGAFLIIHPEHLRSINMRFGLEWGDEALRLIVSTIQSSVREEDLIGRIGASMFGVFLSGATEAEAKEIGERIRTRVAQVYFAPKGTEDVLAIKVGGVMLENEMEFSDMFRSAEQHLSDAQDEAGFELTHLHS from the coding sequence ATGACCAGATCAATGGCGACCACCACTGCCCAGCCCTGGAAGCACGTTGCATGGCTGGCATTCCTGGGAACCGCCGGGAGCCTCGGCCTTTCCCTTGGCCTCAACTACCTGCTGCTGTTCAGCGACGCGCTGACGCCATTCGCCCGCAGCATGATCACCGCGGGACTGCTGCCGGTGATCATCGGTCTGCCGCTTTTCGCGCTGATCGGCTGGAATCGGATCGAAATCCGCCGCTACCGGCAGGAACTCAACAGGTCCGGAACGTATGACAGTTTGACGGGCTGCCTGAACGGGCCGGTCTTCACGTCGATGGTTGAACGACGCGCAGCCAGGCGATCAGGGCCAGGACCACGCTCGGGCGCCTTCCTGATCATTCATCCCGAACACCTTCGCTCCATCAACATGCGCTTTGGCCTTGAATGGGGCGACGAGGCCTTGCGGCTCATCGTCTCGACCATCCAGTCGTCGGTGCGCGAGGAGGATCTGATCGGACGCATCGGCGCCTCGATGTTCGGGGTTTTCCTCTCTGGCGCGACCGAAGCGGAGGCCAAGGAGATCGGCGAGCGTATCCGCACGCGTGTCGCGCAAGTCTATTTCGCGCCAAAAGGCACCGAGGATGTCCTCGCCATCAAGGTCGGCGGCGTGATGCTGGAAAACGAGATGGAGTTCTCGGACATGTTCCGGTCCGCCGAACAGCACCTGTCCGACGCGCAGGATGAAGCCGGGTTCGAACTGACGCATCTCCACAGCTGA
- a CDS encoding thermonuclease family protein, translating to MSWHARMVIAIGGLELVLGIALIMRAGTLLSLDRSVPAPSLQIAGKQANQAAAANPDGQSRGPARRIAESLIAPPPVDASETERVGARPPLGELGLAVRPKTPMPQDWRETLLYHPIATSSATFEAMGWKVVISGAQHIGVDQTCSFRDEAWPCGQRARAAFNAWLRGRALNCFLPPEPERFAIAAPCRLGKQDVGAWLVANGWAMARPGGIYGKAEAIARNAEMGVFGPPR from the coding sequence ATGAGCTGGCATGCCCGCATGGTGATCGCGATCGGGGGCCTCGAGCTCGTGCTCGGAATCGCCCTGATCATGCGGGCCGGAACCTTGCTTTCTCTCGACCGGTCGGTCCCTGCGCCATCCCTGCAAATTGCCGGCAAGCAAGCAAATCAGGCGGCCGCGGCCAATCCCGACGGACAATCGCGGGGACCCGCACGACGGATCGCCGAGAGCCTTATCGCTCCGCCGCCGGTTGACGCATCGGAAACCGAGCGGGTCGGGGCCCGGCCGCCGCTTGGAGAACTCGGCCTCGCCGTCCGCCCCAAAACACCCATGCCGCAGGACTGGCGCGAAACCCTGCTCTACCATCCGATTGCAACGTCGTCGGCGACGTTCGAAGCGATGGGGTGGAAAGTGGTCATCAGCGGGGCCCAGCATATCGGCGTCGACCAGACCTGTTCGTTTCGCGACGAGGCCTGGCCCTGCGGCCAGCGGGCGCGCGCGGCCTTCAATGCCTGGCTGCGGGGGCGCGCGCTGAATTGTTTCCTGCCGCCGGAACCCGAGCGTTTTGCCATCGCCGCACCGTGCCGGCTCGGCAAGCAGGATGTCGGAGCCTGGCTCGTCGCCAATGGCTGGGCGATGGCGCGGCCGGGCGGCATTTATGGCAAGGCGGAAGCAATTGCCCGGAATGCAGAGATGGGTGTCTTCGGGCCGCCGCGATAG
- a CDS encoding ABC transporter substrate-binding protein: MEAVRQGRSPQIWALALALAMPLSGCQSKGGVSEVLDPAAVAAPAGQNAGAGSAQASQSLGTGSAKVTMLLPLSAPGTSGETGRKMLDGAKLAMTDIGNGLLTLTIEDTKGDSAQASKLAVQAITTGSKVVIGPTELPSARHIATLSGSKRPPVLALADNFAGGAGVYAVRLSEADSAAAGAAGLAAKGGKKFVLLVAEGSNASAVEKRVANGLSIYGATLAVTVPYSAGDGGAKAVDQMGSLVDAPDAVIIASGDGSPAPVLAALRSKGIPGKAISVVGTDRWLEHPMDPLFEGAYIATLDPGETGPIADRFRTTYNYPADVNVAYAYDMVALTAGIASAVGPDGFSKQTLENPNGFRGSTGLFRFRADGSSQRSMPFYRIEKGALKLVAKSTSGF, from the coding sequence ATGGAAGCTGTCCGGCAGGGCCGCAGTCCGCAGATTTGGGCACTCGCCCTGGCGCTCGCCATGCCCTTGTCGGGCTGCCAGTCGAAAGGCGGCGTTTCCGAAGTGCTCGATCCGGCGGCGGTCGCCGCGCCTGCGGGACAGAATGCCGGCGCCGGTTCGGCCCAGGCGAGCCAGTCGCTCGGCACCGGTTCCGCCAAAGTCACGATGCTGCTGCCCTTGTCCGCTCCCGGAACGTCAGGGGAGACCGGCCGGAAGATGCTCGACGGCGCCAAGCTGGCGATGACGGATATCGGCAATGGATTGCTGACGCTGACGATAGAGGACACGAAAGGCGACAGTGCCCAGGCCAGCAAATTGGCGGTGCAAGCCATCACGACGGGATCCAAGGTCGTCATCGGCCCGACCGAACTGCCATCGGCCCGGCATATTGCCACGCTGTCGGGATCGAAGCGGCCACCGGTTCTGGCGCTTGCCGACAATTTCGCGGGCGGCGCCGGGGTTTATGCCGTGCGCCTCAGCGAAGCCGACAGCGCCGCGGCGGGCGCCGCGGGGCTCGCTGCGAAAGGCGGCAAGAAGTTCGTATTGCTTGTCGCGGAAGGCTCGAACGCCAGTGCTGTGGAGAAGCGGGTGGCGAACGGCCTTAGCATCTATGGCGCGACGCTCGCGGTCACCGTGCCCTATTCGGCCGGCGACGGTGGCGCGAAGGCGGTCGACCAGATGGGCTCACTCGTGGACGCTCCCGACGCGGTCATCATTGCCAGCGGCGATGGCAGCCCCGCGCCGGTGCTTGCCGCCCTTAGATCAAAGGGCATTCCGGGAAAAGCAATCTCGGTCGTCGGAACGGACCGTTGGCTGGAACACCCCATGGATCCGCTGTTCGAGGGGGCATACATCGCCACGCTCGATCCAGGCGAAACCGGACCGATCGCCGACCGCTTCCGGACGACATACAACTACCCTGCCGACGTCAATGTGGCCTATGCCTATGATATGGTTGCCCTGACGGCAGGGATTGCCAGCGCGGTCGGACCCGACGGCTTCAGCAAACAGACCCTCGAAAACCCGAACGGGTTTCGCGGATCGACGGGTTTGTTCCGTTTTCGCGCTGACGGATCGAGCCAAAGGTCGATGCCATTCTACCGGATAGAAAAGGGTGCGCTCAAACTGGTTGCCAAATCGACGTCGGGTTTCTGA
- a CDS encoding beta strand repeat-containing protein: MLVNDVAGADGATIDGVRAAGGNTTTPVSGGVGTDIAGLHGTLHLNADGSYTYQSTANNIAANTTDVFVYTLKDGDGDLSTTTLTINLTDVTITAPADSDVTVNEAALDLVKAGADLAAGTVTGSLPALTTETDATNQLNATGGVGTLHYQLVSGGNAATAGTYGTIQVNDDGTYVYTLTKPFDTSPDANNGTNIESAENFTYKVTDANGNTSTGTITVNIVDDVPTANANSGNVNEGALLTVTAAPACWPMTLPAPTALLPAAGLWVPAPRGGDTTTAVTTGAGSDIAGLHGTLHLNADGSYTYQSTAHGINSNTTDVFVYTIKDGDGDLSTTTLTINLTDINDAPVVANTQNWMSSDPGQQALGTPTYPNGYPLLVTIPTDADGDNLIVTATGTIPTGTFYFNGVSYVALTTGTVLYNPSASINLLDDLVYRPTTTVTDTVNNNLSLDVYDGTAHVTQTVGIHEVPPTSLPSDTSQIGTGKSPLTSGNDQVTTLTLSAATVNAITADPHGATVVVYTDFQESPFDTPIPVSEQNPGVFGDSSAGSHREQEVQVEIIIGTNHFAVVEDDLTAGTFEQSWFFDAATGLMKATVNYDHVFLLDAGGNATTTTLASYLIDHPPTAGDSWTLSYFDNNGGNYQARQVSFSFFSHDPGDPGITVNGDATLADQIYGTSGVDHLSGGGGNDVIVGRGGNDFLTGGAGADTFVIGTGDSIPVIGGSGNAGTISGYDVITDFVAGTDKLTLPGTLVAATAGLVDGAGDSVLTIGGDTVESHSVTNGIASFFGTDAGTSPLAITTTSGVAAAVQYLMGTDIGNAGATLAFTATISGVNHTYVYTQTTASAGVGALVDLQGVTVANLNTLIGGSVDPVILDLNHNGFTFSDVSHGAQFDMNGDGTKEQLAWNTSNDGMLAVDLNHDGKIDDGTELFTPNFDGGHFASGAAALASLDSNHDGVIDHNDAAFSSLLIWKDANANGTSDAGELSSLADNGVASINTAAHPAVGEIDGQTVTGNGTFQMADGTSGNYIEVELDTSLVAPAQPSVASDGTRTFAIGSLEVADLIADFHDGANGDKIDLSALLKGLAGVTDLEAGGFVEISQSLANAANAEVKVDTNGGGDNYHTVAVLENYTFHSAAEAVKILYDDSHGTKTDVA; the protein is encoded by the coding sequence GTGCTGGTCAATGACGTGGCCGGCGCCGACGGCGCCACCATCGACGGCGTGCGCGCCGCCGGCGGCAACACCACGACGCCCGTATCGGGCGGTGTCGGCACCGACATTGCCGGCCTGCACGGCACACTGCATCTCAACGCCGACGGCTCCTACACCTACCAGTCGACGGCCAACAACATCGCCGCCAACACCACCGACGTGTTCGTCTACACGCTCAAGGACGGTGACGGCGATCTGTCGACGACGACGCTGACCATCAACCTGACCGATGTAACCATCACAGCACCGGCCGACAGCGACGTGACGGTCAATGAAGCCGCACTGGACCTGGTGAAGGCCGGTGCCGATCTGGCGGCCGGTACCGTAACCGGCTCGCTGCCGGCCCTGACGACCGAGACCGACGCGACCAACCAACTCAATGCGACAGGCGGCGTCGGCACGCTTCACTACCAGTTGGTCAGCGGCGGCAACGCCGCAACCGCTGGCACCTACGGCACCATACAGGTCAATGACGACGGCACTTATGTCTATACGCTGACCAAGCCGTTCGACACCTCGCCGGACGCCAACAATGGCACCAACATCGAGAGTGCAGAGAACTTTACCTATAAGGTCACCGACGCCAACGGCAACACCAGCACCGGAACCATCACCGTCAACATCGTCGACGATGTGCCCACGGCAAACGCCAACTCGGGCAACGTCAACGAAGGTGCCCTGCTGACCGTGACGGCCGCGCCGGCGTGCTGGCCAATGACGTTGCCGGCGCCGACGGCTTTGCTGCCGGCGGCGGGGTTGTGGGTGCCCGCGCCGCGTGGTGGCGACACCACGACGGCGGTGACTACGGGAGCGGGCAGCGACATCGCCGGTCTACACGGCACACTGCATCTCAACGCCGACGGCTCCTACACCTACCAGTCTACGGCCCACGGCATCAACTCCAACACCACGGACGTGTTCGTCTACACCATCAAGGACGGCGACGGCGACCTGTCGACGACAACCCTCACCATCAACCTGACCGACATCAACGATGCACCAGTTGTCGCCAACACCCAGAACTGGATGTCGAGCGACCCAGGGCAGCAAGCATTGGGCACGCCAACCTACCCCAATGGATATCCCCTTCTGGTCACAATCCCCACGGATGCGGATGGCGACAATCTCATTGTCACCGCGACGGGAACGATCCCCACCGGCACGTTCTATTTCAACGGCGTGAGCTATGTCGCCCTGACCACTGGCACCGTGCTCTACAATCCGTCCGCCAGCATCAACCTGCTGGATGACCTGGTGTACAGACCGACCACGACGGTAACCGATACGGTCAACAACAACCTGTCGCTGGACGTCTATGACGGCACTGCCCACGTCACGCAGACGGTTGGCATTCATGAAGTGCCGCCGACCAGTCTGCCCAGCGACACATCACAGATCGGCACTGGCAAGAGCCCGCTTACGTCGGGAAATGACCAGGTCACGACGCTGACCCTTTCTGCAGCCACGGTAAACGCCATAACGGCTGATCCTCACGGCGCGACGGTAGTGGTCTATACCGACTTCCAAGAGAGCCCTTTCGACACGCCTATCCCTGTATCGGAGCAGAATCCCGGCGTGTTCGGAGACAGCAGTGCAGGATCGCATCGCGAGCAAGAGGTCCAGGTCGAGATCATCATAGGCACCAACCATTTCGCGGTTGTCGAAGACGACCTGACTGCCGGAACATTCGAGCAGAGCTGGTTCTTTGATGCCGCTACCGGCCTGATGAAGGCGACGGTCAACTATGACCATGTTTTCTTGCTCGATGCCGGCGGCAACGCCACGACCACAACGCTTGCCAGCTATCTGATCGACCACCCACCGACAGCCGGCGACTCATGGACGCTGTCTTACTTCGACAACAATGGCGGTAATTACCAGGCACGCCAAGTCAGCTTCTCATTCTTCTCGCATGACCCGGGCGATCCCGGCATCACGGTGAATGGCGACGCCACATTGGCCGACCAGATCTATGGAACGTCGGGTGTCGATCATCTGTCCGGTGGAGGTGGAAACGATGTCATTGTTGGGCGAGGCGGTAATGATTTTCTCACAGGTGGAGCTGGCGCTGACACCTTCGTAATCGGTACAGGAGATTCCATCCCCGTCATAGGCGGATCCGGCAATGCCGGGACGATCTCCGGCTATGACGTCATCACCGACTTCGTCGCCGGGACCGACAAATTGACCCTGCCCGGGACGCTGGTGGCTGCGACTGCCGGCCTCGTCGACGGAGCAGGAGATTCCGTCCTGACGATCGGCGGAGACACGGTTGAGTCCCATTCGGTCACGAACGGCATCGCCAGTTTCTTCGGGACCGATGCCGGCACCTCGCCCCTGGCGATCACCACAACGTCAGGCGTGGCCGCAGCGGTCCAGTATCTTATGGGCACGGACATCGGCAATGCCGGGGCGACGCTCGCATTCACGGCAACGATCTCCGGGGTGAATCACACCTACGTCTATACCCAGACAACCGCCAGCGCCGGCGTTGGAGCGCTGGTCGATCTGCAGGGCGTCACCGTGGCGAATCTGAACACGTTGATCGGGGGATCGGTCGATCCCGTTATCCTCGACCTGAACCACAATGGCTTTACATTCTCCGACGTCAGCCACGGTGCTCAGTTCGACATGAACGGCGACGGCACCAAGGAGCAACTGGCCTGGAACACCTCGAACGACGGCATGCTGGCGGTCGACCTCAACCATGACGGCAAGATCGATGACGGCACCGAGCTGTTCACGCCGAACTTCGATGGTGGCCATTTCGCCAGCGGCGCGGCCGCACTGGCATCGCTCGACAGCAACCATGACGGCGTCATCGATCACAACGACGCGGCGTTCAGCAGCCTGCTGATCTGGAAGGACGCCAATGCTAATGGCACCAGCGACGCCGGGGAACTGTCGAGCCTCGCCGACAACGGTGTTGCCTCCATCAACACGGCAGCGCACCCCGCTGTCGGCGAAATCGACGGGCAGACCGTGACCGGCAACGGCACGTTCCAGATGGCCGACGGCACGAGCGGCAACTACATCGAGGTGGAACTCGACACATCGCTGGTTGCCCCGGCGCAGCCGTCTGTCGCCTCCGATGGTACCAGGACATTCGCCATCGGCTCGCTGGAAGTCGCCGATCTGATCGCCGACTTCCACGATGGCGCCAACGGCGACAAGATCGATCTCTCCGCGCTGCTGAAAGGTCTGGCCGGCGTAACCGATCTCGAAGCCGGCGGCTTTGTGGAGATCTCGCAGTCCTTGGCCAATGCGGCGAATGCCGAAGTCAAGGTCGACACGAATGGCGGTGGCGACAACTACCATACGGTCGCCGTGCTGGAGAACTATACGTTCCACAGCGCTGCCGAAGCGGTGAAAATACTTTACGATGACAGCCACGGCACCAAGACGGACGTGGCCTAA